A genomic region of Armatimonadota bacterium contains the following coding sequences:
- the mutS gene encoding DNA mismatch repair protein MutS codes for MSAEGKRRSPRAEDELVPSRRQYLELKRQYPHAILLYRLGDFYEAFDEDARIVARDARVVLTSRSFGRSGRVPMAGIPHHALHHYLARLLAAGHTVAIAEQLSPPGRGLIERAVTRVLTPGTVAEPALLPASENRYLAAVLPLNGRWGLSWVDVSTGEFATMELESTPQLVEELARLAPAECLVPEEPLGIPLPGRVTRLERWWFDPERAWNALCAHFGVRSLEPYGCSALPAATGAAGAILAYLERTNPALLPLLVRLRTETLRHRVGLDPATRRNLEITRNLRTGSVRGSLLGVLDHTRTAQGARWLRRMVSQPIRDLAELHRRQDAIVALVADPMMRAALAAELVSVGDLERLVGRVVHRQASGREFLTLATALRAIGRIADRLRAAPAPALQALAAGVDPCGDVAELVEGAVAEDVEGVRIRPGYSPELDAARAEVQQTRQWLLSLEARERERTGIKSLKVGYNKVFGYYIEVTRPNLHLVPPDYIRKQTVATGERFYTLALKEAEARILSAEERIAALEREALDRLTAEVAAHAPRLLDLAARVAELDAFLSLAEVAVRWNWTRPVLDHREELSIVGGRHPVVEAHLAGEPFVPNDCRLGGDGPRILLVTGPNMGGKSTYLRQVALIVLLAQIGSFVPARAARIGLVDRIFTRVGAHDDLAGGASTFLVEMMETAQILHQATHQSLVILDEVGRGTSTQDGLAIARAVLEDLHDRIGARTLFATHYLELTALAEKLEHVANVHLAATEQSGRVIFLYTVRPGPTSRAYGIQVARLAGIPKWVADRAEVLLAESAIPQPPPSPPSPQPLAGRRAEQLPLDGFGPGPDLGEQLVRALRELDLNRLSPWEALSWLVEQKSRLEGSS; via the coding sequence ATGAGCGCGGAAGGGAAGCGGCGCAGCCCGCGGGCGGAGGACGAGCTCGTCCCCTCCCGCCGCCAGTACCTGGAGCTCAAACGCCAGTACCCGCACGCCATCCTCCTCTATCGGCTGGGCGACTTCTACGAGGCCTTCGACGAGGACGCCCGCATCGTGGCCCGGGATGCCCGGGTGGTGCTCACCTCCCGGAGCTTCGGCCGTAGCGGCCGGGTTCCCATGGCAGGCATACCCCACCACGCCCTCCACCACTACCTGGCGCGCCTGCTGGCTGCGGGCCACACCGTGGCCATCGCGGAACAGCTCAGCCCGCCCGGCCGCGGCCTGATCGAGCGGGCGGTCACCCGGGTGCTCACTCCGGGGACGGTGGCGGAGCCGGCCCTGCTACCGGCCTCCGAGAACCGCTATCTGGCCGCCGTCCTCCCGTTGAACGGGCGATGGGGGCTTTCGTGGGTGGACGTGAGCACCGGGGAGTTCGCCACCATGGAGCTGGAGTCCACGCCGCAGCTGGTGGAGGAGCTCGCGCGCCTTGCGCCCGCGGAGTGCCTGGTGCCGGAGGAACCCCTGGGGATCCCGCTTCCCGGCCGGGTCACCCGTTTGGAACGCTGGTGGTTTGACCCCGAGCGGGCCTGGAATGCCCTGTGCGCCCACTTCGGAGTCCGCTCCCTCGAGCCGTACGGTTGCAGTGCCCTACCGGCCGCCACCGGTGCTGCAGGCGCCATCCTCGCCTACCTGGAGCGCACCAATCCCGCCCTTTTGCCGCTGCTCGTGCGGCTCCGCACCGAAACCCTGCGCCACCGGGTAGGTCTGGACCCCGCCACCCGTCGGAACCTGGAGATCACCCGCAACCTGCGCACGGGGAGCGTGCGGGGGAGTCTGCTGGGCGTGCTGGACCACACCCGCACCGCCCAGGGGGCTCGGTGGTTGCGCCGAATGGTCTCCCAGCCCATCCGGGACCTTGCGGAACTGCATCGGCGGCAGGACGCCATCGTCGCACTGGTGGCGGATCCCATGATGCGGGCCGCTCTCGCCGCGGAGCTGGTGTCGGTGGGAGATCTGGAGCGGCTGGTGGGTCGGGTGGTGCACCGGCAGGCTTCCGGTCGGGAGTTCCTCACCCTCGCCACCGCCCTGCGGGCCATCGGCCGCATTGCCGATCGCCTGCGTGCCGCTCCGGCTCCTGCCCTCCAGGCCCTTGCGGCGGGGGTGGATCCATGTGGGGATGTGGCGGAGCTGGTGGAAGGGGCGGTGGCGGAGGATGTGGAGGGGGTACGGATCCGTCCAGGCTATAGCCCAGAACTCGATGCAGCCCGGGCGGAGGTCCAGCAGACCCGGCAGTGGCTGTTGAGCCTGGAAGCGCGGGAGCGGGAGCGGACGGGGATCAAGTCCCTGAAGGTGGGCTACAACAAGGTGTTCGGGTACTACATCGAGGTGACCCGTCCCAACCTCCACCTAGTTCCTCCCGACTATATCCGCAAACAGACCGTAGCCACGGGGGAGCGCTTCTACACCCTAGCCCTCAAGGAAGCGGAGGCCCGCATCCTCAGTGCGGAGGAGCGCATCGCGGCCCTGGAGCGGGAGGCCCTGGATCGCCTCACCGCCGAGGTGGCGGCCCACGCGCCGCGGCTGCTGGATCTCGCCGCCCGGGTGGCGGAGCTCGATGCCTTCCTTTCCTTGGCGGAGGTGGCGGTGCGGTGGAACTGGACCCGGCCGGTTTTGGATCACCGGGAGGAGCTGTCCATCGTGGGAGGCCGACATCCCGTGGTGGAGGCCCACCTGGCCGGGGAGCCCTTTGTCCCCAACGACTGCCGACTGGGCGGAGACGGCCCCCGCATCCTGCTCGTCACCGGTCCCAATATGGGGGGCAAGTCCACCTACCTGCGGCAGGTGGCCCTCATCGTGCTCCTGGCCCAGATCGGTTCCTTTGTGCCGGCCCGCGCGGCCCGCATCGGTCTTGTTGACCGCATCTTCACCCGGGTGGGTGCCCATGACGACCTCGCGGGTGGAGCCAGTACCTTCTTAGTGGAAATGATGGAGACGGCCCAGATCCTCCACCAGGCCACCCACCAAAGCCTCGTCATCCTGGACGAGGTGGGCCGAGGGACCAGCACGCAGGACGGGCTGGCCATTGCCCGGGCGGTGCTGGAGGACCTCCACGACCGCATCGGTGCCCGTACCCTGTTCGCCACCCATTACCTGGAGCTTACCGCCCTCGCCGAGAAGCTTGAGCACGTAGCCAACGTGCACCTGGCGGCCACGGAGCAGTCCGGGCGCGTGATCTTCCTGTATACGGTGCGACCCGGCCCCACAAGCCGTGCCTACGGGATCCAGGTGGCCCGGCTTGCGGGGATTCCCAAGTGGGTGGCGGACCGCGCGGAAGTCCTGTTGGCCGAGTCGGCCATCCCACAGCCACCGCCCTCCCCACCGAGTCCCCAGCCCCTCGCTGGGAGGAGGGCGGAGCAGCTCCCCCTTGACGGATTCGGCCCGGGCCCGGACCTGGGAGAGCAACTGGTACGGGCCCTGCGGGAGCTGGACCTCAATCGCCTCTCCCCCTGGGAGGCTCTGAGCTGGCTCGTAGAGCAGAAGAGCCGGCTAGAGGGCAGCTCCTGA
- a CDS encoding citrate synthase (catalyzes the formation of citrate from acetyl-CoA and oxaloacetate): MPQIAKGLEGVVAGTTALSFIDGRAGRLVYCGYDIQELARKSTFEEVCFLLWYGRLPNRAELDALRRELAALRPLPGPVGELLRSLPKTLDPLDALRTALSPLLAFDENPRDSSQEADLRRAKWLTALISTVIATFHRLRIAQEPVPPDPDLPHAANFLYMLQGNRPTPLTQRAMDAYFVLLADHGYNASTFTARVIASTLSDMVSAVCGAIGALKGPLHGGAAQWTMEMLLEIGSLENVEPYVRRLFAEHRRVPGFGHRVYRTEDPRARVLRELSRRVGEETGGLLWYELSERVDALVAQLRGDREIYPNVDFYSASLLYNLGIPPDLMTCAFAASRVAGWTAHVLEQQADNRLYRPLSEYTGPMDLVYVPLEER, encoded by the coding sequence ATGCCCCAGATCGCGAAAGGCCTGGAAGGTGTGGTGGCGGGAACCACCGCCCTGAGCTTCATCGACGGGCGGGCGGGTCGGCTTGTGTACTGCGGATACGACATCCAGGAGCTTGCCCGGAAGTCCACCTTTGAGGAAGTCTGTTTCCTCCTGTGGTACGGCCGGCTGCCGAACCGGGCGGAACTCGATGCCCTGCGGAGGGAGCTGGCGGCGCTGCGACCGCTTCCCGGGCCTGTGGGCGAGCTCCTGCGGTCGCTTCCGAAGACCCTGGATCCCCTAGACGCCCTGCGCACGGCCCTTTCCCCGCTCCTAGCCTTTGACGAGAACCCAAGGGATTCGTCCCAGGAGGCGGATCTCCGCCGGGCGAAGTGGCTCACCGCCCTCATCAGCACCGTCATCGCCACCTTCCACCGGCTGCGCATAGCCCAGGAGCCCGTGCCGCCGGATCCAGATCTCCCGCACGCCGCCAACTTCCTGTACATGTTGCAGGGTAATCGGCCCACCCCGCTGACGCAGCGGGCTATGGACGCCTACTTCGTGCTGCTCGCGGACCACGGCTACAACGCCTCCACCTTCACCGCCCGGGTCATCGCCAGCACCCTCTCCGATATGGTCTCCGCGGTCTGCGGGGCCATCGGCGCCCTCAAAGGGCCGCTCCACGGGGGGGCAGCCCAGTGGACCATGGAGATGCTGTTGGAGATCGGCTCCCTGGAAAACGTGGAGCCGTACGTCCGGCGGCTGTTCGCGGAGCACAGGCGGGTGCCCGGATTCGGACACCGGGTGTACCGGACGGAGGATCCCCGGGCCCGGGTGCTGCGGGAGCTCTCCCGTCGGGTGGGGGAGGAGACCGGTGGCCTCCTGTGGTACGAGCTGTCCGAACGCGTGGACGCCCTGGTGGCCCAGCTCCGGGGAGACCGGGAGATCTATCCCAACGTGGACTTCTACTCCGCCTCCCTGCTCTATAACCTCGGCATCCCGCCGGACCTCATGACGTGCGCCTTCGCGGCGAGCCGGGTGGCGGGCTGGACCGCGCACGTGCTCGAGCAGCAGGCGGACAACCGGCTGTATCGCCCGCTGTCGGAGTACACGGGGCCCATGGACCTCGTCTACGTTCCGCTGGAGGAGCGCTAG
- a CDS encoding iron ABC transporter permease: protein MEGTPLEVKSSALQLAGAALRRRAQGVGGRNVFPIALGGTVLVLVLSPVGMLVYGSLSTAPPGDVGALSGAGFAALGHPEVRSVLLETLVVASGATALSLLIASPLSWFIARTDVPLAGLWENLLTLPLFIPPILLAVAWSIAASPRAGLVNRLGQLLGLPAPLVNIYTREGLIWFLAQYGVAFQVSVLTGPLRAMDASLEEAGRVSGAGQGIVLRRILLPLMFPVLSNSALYALARGVETFEGPLLIGLPGGIKTFAVYVYELIHHSARPHYQVASALGITALLLLLPLTALQWKAVQGQAFYAIGGRGYRQSRLRLGRWRWAAAGLCGLYGAVSVLFPALVLLLGSLSRLLGVFGENWFTWDHYRSLLRDRYLAQAVQNTLVVGLVGASAVVALGMGVAYLLVRGRGRRGLRTAVNLATWAPVGVPGVLLGLGFLWVFAFLPGPFRLYGTIWALVIADITLCLPVAVRILQGALAQLNPDLEESARVCGVGPARAVWEVVFPLLWPSVVAAWLLSFLIILREVSASIMLAAPGNQVLAVALVVLVNQGRIEEVCAVAVLTLIGVVGLRSVLTRLTPTRV, encoded by the coding sequence TCGTGCTCTCCCCCGTGGGGATGCTGGTGTATGGGAGTCTGAGTACGGCTCCCCCGGGGGATGTGGGTGCCTTGAGCGGAGCGGGATTTGCAGCTCTCGGACATCCCGAGGTCCGCTCCGTGCTCTTGGAGACCCTGGTGGTGGCCTCCGGCGCGACGGCGTTGAGCCTGCTGATCGCCTCTCCCCTCTCCTGGTTCATTGCCCGGACCGACGTCCCGCTGGCGGGCCTGTGGGAGAACCTGCTGACCTTACCCCTCTTCATCCCCCCCATCCTGCTGGCGGTGGCGTGGAGCATCGCGGCCTCGCCCCGGGCAGGGCTGGTGAACCGTCTCGGGCAGCTGTTGGGCCTTCCGGCTCCCCTCGTGAACATCTACACCCGGGAAGGCCTCATCTGGTTCCTCGCCCAGTACGGGGTGGCGTTCCAGGTGAGCGTCCTCACCGGTCCCCTGCGGGCCATGGATGCCAGCCTGGAGGAGGCCGGCCGGGTAAGCGGGGCGGGACAAGGGATCGTGCTGCGGCGCATCCTGCTCCCCCTCATGTTCCCCGTGCTCTCCAACTCCGCCCTTTACGCCCTCGCCCGGGGCGTGGAGACCTTCGAAGGGCCGCTGCTGATCGGACTGCCCGGCGGGATCAAGACCTTCGCGGTATACGTCTACGAGCTCATCCACCACAGCGCCCGACCTCACTACCAGGTGGCCTCCGCCCTCGGGATCACGGCCCTGCTCCTGCTGCTCCCCCTCACGGCTCTCCAGTGGAAAGCCGTACAGGGCCAGGCTTTCTATGCCATCGGCGGGCGCGGCTACCGGCAATCCCGGCTCAGGCTCGGCCGCTGGCGGTGGGCGGCTGCGGGCCTGTGCGGGCTGTATGGTGCCGTCTCGGTCCTGTTCCCTGCCCTGGTTCTGCTCCTGGGATCCCTCTCCCGGCTGCTCGGGGTCTTCGGGGAGAACTGGTTTACCTGGGACCACTACCGCAGCCTGTTACGGGATCGCTACCTCGCCCAGGCGGTGCAGAACACCCTGGTGGTGGGGCTCGTGGGCGCTTCCGCGGTGGTGGCGCTGGGGATGGGAGTCGCTTATCTCCTGGTGCGCGGTCGAGGCCGGAGGGGGCTGCGCACCGCGGTGAACCTGGCCACGTGGGCTCCGGTGGGGGTTCCCGGTGTCCTCCTGGGTCTGGGGTTCCTGTGGGTCTTCGCGTTCCTGCCGGGTCCGTTCCGGCTCTACGGCACCATCTGGGCCCTCGTGATCGCGGACATCACCCTCTGCCTCCCTGTGGCGGTGCGCATCCTGCAGGGCGCCCTCGCCCAGCTCAATCCGGATCTGGAGGAAAGCGCCCGGGTGTGCGGAGTGGGTCCAGCACGGGCGGTGTGGGAGGTGGTGTTCCCGCTCCTGTGGCCCTCGGTGGTGGCCGCCTGGCTGCTGAGCTTCTTGATCATCCTCCGGGAGGTGAGCGCCTCCATCATGCTGGCCGCTCCCGGGAACCAGGTGCTGGCCGTGGCGCTCGTGGTGCTGGTGAACCAGGGGAGGATCGAGGAGGTGTGCGCGGTAGCCGTCCTCACCCTGATCGGGGTGGTCGGCCTGCGCAGCGTCCTCACCCGCCTCACCCCAACCCGGGTCTGA
- a CDS encoding inositol monophosphatase: MIAFSPAVDVAVRAAREAGHVLLEHFLRPSRPEEVRHKGPTSPVTEADYASEACIVSRLREAFPEYGIVAEETGGSAPPGVPCWYVDPLDGTTNFVHRLPWFAVSIALTMGEDVQIGVVYHPILDELFVAERAKGAWLIRGSHREPLRVSRIGLLERALVATGTPPDIGATGRNLPQMAALARAAEDLRLLGSAALELASVAAGRLDAFWEPDLNPWDVAAGALLVQEAGGTVTGMDGSPYTVCTRDLLASNGLLHETMLRLVRGA; the protein is encoded by the coding sequence ATGATCGCCTTCTCCCCCGCGGTGGATGTGGCGGTGCGCGCGGCCCGGGAGGCCGGGCACGTACTCCTGGAACACTTCCTGCGCCCCAGCCGGCCCGAAGAGGTCCGGCATAAAGGGCCCACGAGCCCCGTGACGGAGGCGGACTACGCCAGCGAGGCGTGCATCGTCTCGCGGTTACGGGAGGCCTTCCCGGAGTACGGGATTGTGGCAGAGGAAACCGGGGGCTCAGCCCCCCCGGGCGTGCCGTGCTGGTACGTGGATCCCCTGGACGGCACCACGAACTTCGTCCACCGGCTTCCCTGGTTCGCGGTCTCCATCGCCCTCACGATGGGTGAGGACGTCCAGATCGGGGTGGTCTATCACCCCATTCTGGACGAGCTCTTCGTGGCGGAGCGAGCCAAGGGCGCATGGCTCATCCGAGGGAGCCATCGGGAGCCGCTACGGGTCTCCCGGATCGGGCTGCTTGAGCGGGCCCTGGTGGCCACGGGAACCCCTCCGGACATCGGCGCGACTGGCCGCAACCTGCCCCAGATGGCCGCCCTTGCCAGGGCCGCGGAGGACCTGCGGCTCCTGGGATCCGCGGCCCTGGAGCTCGCGTCCGTGGCCGCGGGCCGCCTGGACGCCTTCTGGGAGCCGGATCTGAACCCCTGGGACGTGGCCGCGGGGGCGCTGCTGGTGCAGGAGGCGGGCGGCACGGTCACGGGGATGGACGGATCGCCCTACACGGTGTGCACGCGGGACCTGCTGGCCTCCAACGGCCTCCTGCACGAGACCATGCTGCGCCTGGTACGGGGGGCATGA
- the mutL gene encoding DNA mismatch repair endonuclease MutL — MRAPIRILPEHVVARIAAGEVVERPASVVKELVENALDANARRVHVEVYDAGFGLIRVSDDGIGIPPEELWLACQRHATSKLPEDDLRGIRTLGFRGEALPSIAAVAELELVSATGTDGVGSRIVVRHGRCLLQEPAPRPQGTTATVRHLFDNVPVRRAAFRNPRVETAHIVQTVRRMALAAPHVAFSLAVDRRLVLRTSGSGDLETTLLEVYGAGLVGRLIRLEPVEVAHARVEGFVSAPEVTRPRRTDLHFITNGRWAQPRGLWNAVETAYRWLLPRGRHPILAVAIQTAPELVDVNLHPAKLEVRLVEEAALAAALAESVRSALGRRPRVLSSLAPAPSGLVLADRVAEPTEEDALDRILTPHLPPLRLVDQVQDRLILLEASDGLYLIDQHRAHERILYEHLKHVHASTGPPSVTLPEPLVIELRPGQVERFSRRLGEFEALGFQLEVFGARAFLVRAAPSLPGVLQIGELEEAGRVLAALAEEEPEEIEGWREQLLVALACRTAVRRGRRLDRAAMRELVEALGRASTPAVCPHGAPVILRVEEEVLSRQFRWR, encoded by the coding sequence ATGCGCGCTCCCATCCGGATCCTGCCCGAACATGTGGTGGCCCGGATCGCCGCGGGCGAGGTTGTGGAGCGGCCCGCCTCCGTGGTGAAGGAGCTGGTGGAGAACGCCCTGGATGCGAATGCCCGCCGCGTGCACGTGGAGGTCTACGATGCGGGGTTCGGCCTCATCCGGGTGAGCGACGACGGGATCGGGATTCCCCCCGAGGAGCTGTGGCTCGCCTGCCAGCGGCACGCCACCAGCAAGCTTCCCGAGGACGATCTTCGCGGCATCCGCACCCTGGGCTTCCGGGGGGAAGCCCTCCCGAGCATCGCCGCGGTGGCGGAGCTGGAGCTGGTGAGCGCGACGGGCACGGACGGTGTAGGATCCCGCATTGTGGTGCGGCACGGCCGGTGCCTGCTGCAGGAGCCCGCGCCCCGACCCCAGGGGACCACCGCCACGGTCCGACACCTCTTCGACAACGTCCCCGTCCGTCGGGCTGCCTTCCGCAATCCCCGGGTGGAGACCGCCCACATCGTCCAGACCGTGCGGCGGATGGCGCTCGCGGCTCCCCACGTGGCCTTTTCCCTCGCGGTGGATCGGCGGCTGGTGCTGCGCACGAGCGGCTCCGGAGACCTGGAAACGACCCTGCTCGAGGTGTACGGGGCGGGCTTGGTCGGCCGGCTGATTCGCCTGGAGCCGGTGGAGGTAGCCCACGCCCGGGTGGAGGGGTTCGTGAGTGCCCCGGAGGTGACGCGGCCCCGCCGGACCGACCTGCACTTCATCACCAACGGCCGATGGGCGCAGCCGAGGGGGCTATGGAATGCGGTGGAGACCGCGTACCGGTGGCTTCTGCCCCGCGGCCGACACCCCATCCTGGCGGTGGCCATCCAGACCGCGCCGGAACTCGTGGACGTGAACCTGCATCCCGCCAAGCTGGAGGTGCGGTTGGTGGAGGAGGCGGCCCTCGCGGCGGCCCTGGCGGAATCGGTCCGGTCTGCGTTGGGCCGTCGGCCAAGAGTCCTCAGCTCCCTGGCACCCGCACCCTCCGGACTGGTGCTTGCGGACCGGGTGGCGGAACCGACGGAGGAGGATGCGCTGGACCGTATCCTCACGCCCCACCTTCCCCCTCTGCGCCTGGTGGACCAGGTACAGGATCGGCTGATCCTGCTGGAGGCCTCGGATGGCCTCTACCTCATCGATCAACATCGGGCCCACGAGCGGATCCTGTACGAGCACCTGAAGCACGTGCACGCATCGACAGGTCCGCCCTCCGTGACACTCCCGGAGCCGCTGGTCATCGAGCTGCGGCCAGGCCAGGTGGAGCGGTTCAGTCGCAGGCTGGGGGAGTTCGAGGCCTTGGGGTTTCAACTGGAGGTGTTTGGTGCCCGGGCGTTCTTGGTGCGAGCGGCGCCGTCGCTTCCCGGCGTGCTGCAGATCGGCGAGCTGGAGGAGGCAGGGCGGGTTCTGGCGGCTCTGGCGGAGGAAGAACCTGAGGAGATCGAAGGATGGCGGGAGCAGCTGCTGGTGGCACTGGCCTGCCGCACCGCGGTGCGCCGGGGCCGGAGGCTGGACCGTGCGGCGATGCGGGAGCTGGTGGAGGCCTTGGGCCGGGCCAGCACGCCGGCCGTCTGTCCGCACGGGGCGCCCGTGATCCTGCGGGTGGAGGAGGAGGTATTGAGCCGGCAGTTCCGGTGGCGGTGA
- a CDS encoding GNAT family N-acetyltransferase, with protein sequence MRQLERVQVRPATLRDLPHLVEAWGELARYHEQFDPGFALSRGWRQSYAAYVASLLDREDVCVVVAWVPGELAGMAVGRTMLAPSFFRYRRRGYIQDVYTREPYRRQGVARRMVERLEAWLRAQGIRRVELTVAPQNPAALAFWEGMGYRPYLQVFSKTL encoded by the coding sequence ATGCGGCAGCTGGAGCGGGTGCAGGTACGTCCCGCGACCCTCCGTGACCTTCCCCACCTCGTGGAGGCGTGGGGGGAGCTGGCGCGCTACCACGAGCAGTTCGACCCCGGCTTCGCCCTCAGCCGGGGGTGGCGGCAGTCCTACGCGGCGTACGTGGCCTCCCTGCTGGATCGGGAGGACGTGTGCGTGGTGGTGGCCTGGGTTCCGGGGGAACTCGCGGGGATGGCGGTGGGCCGGACGATGCTGGCTCCCTCCTTCTTCCGGTACCGCCGGCGGGGCTATATCCAGGACGTGTACACCCGGGAGCCCTACCGACGTCAGGGGGTCGCCCGTCGTATGGTGGAGCGGCTGGAGGCTTGGCTGCGCGCACAAGGGATCCGGCGCGTGGAGCTCACCGTAGCCCCCCAGAACCCCGCGGCCCTCGCCTTCTGGGAGGGGATGGGCTACCGTCCCTACCTCCAGGTCTTCAGCAAAACGCTCTAG
- a CDS encoding translation initiation factor eIF-2B — protein sequence MEWEERLRDLEGMVRVTASEIALAAAEALEAWIAACGEADPRAFVAALDGAIQELLQRKPTSAPLMNLHHRVVRFAEEMAREGVPLPQIREEIQDWLRGYRAHIATSRARIAHFAAEVLADAHVILTISNSQTVRAVIEELWQHNPELSVVVFESRPLLDGRRLAQALAEQGINTTLTVDGAMAYYMDVASAVVTGAEAVSLSGFFVNTIGTRPLLLVAQAQDVPCYVATQTIKILPPLWRESFPTVLGSPADLAQEWTPPESLHLSPLLFEQIPDRLVTAYLTEEGVTSPLRLATVSRPLGI from the coding sequence GTGGAGTGGGAGGAGCGGCTGCGGGACCTGGAGGGCATGGTGCGGGTCACCGCCTCGGAGATCGCCCTTGCCGCGGCGGAGGCCCTGGAAGCGTGGATAGCCGCCTGCGGGGAAGCGGATCCCCGAGCCTTCGTGGCCGCCTTGGACGGTGCCATCCAGGAGCTCCTCCAGCGCAAACCCACCTCGGCTCCCCTCATGAACCTCCACCACCGCGTGGTGCGCTTCGCGGAGGAGATGGCCCGGGAGGGGGTCCCTCTCCCGCAGATCCGGGAGGAGATCCAGGACTGGCTGCGGGGGTACCGCGCCCACATCGCCACCTCCCGGGCTCGGATCGCCCACTTCGCCGCGGAGGTCCTGGCGGACGCCCACGTGATCCTCACCATCTCCAACAGCCAGACGGTGCGGGCGGTGATCGAGGAGCTCTGGCAGCACAACCCCGAGCTGAGCGTGGTGGTGTTCGAGAGCCGGCCGTTGCTGGACGGCCGGAGGCTCGCGCAGGCCCTGGCGGAGCAGGGCATCAACACCACCCTCACCGTGGACGGCGCCATGGCCTACTACATGGACGTGGCCTCCGCGGTGGTCACGGGCGCGGAGGCCGTCTCCCTCTCCGGGTTCTTCGTGAACACCATCGGCACCCGCCCCCTCCTGCTCGTGGCCCAGGCCCAGGACGTCCCGTGCTACGTGGCCACTCAGACCATCAAGATCCTGCCGCCCCTGTGGCGGGAGAGCTTCCCCACGGTCCTGGGCTCGCCCGCGGACCTCGCGCAGGAGTGGACGCCCCCGGAATCCCTCCACCTCTCGCCGCTCCTCTTTGAGCAGATCCCGGATCGCCTGGTGACCGCCTACCTGACGGAGGAGGGGGTTACAAGCCCCCTGCGGCTCGCGACCGTGAGCCGGCCCCTGGGGATATGA
- a CDS encoding ABC transporter substrate-binding protein, whose amino-acid sequence MVPRWRVVTLVFACMGMAGFLAAGVLAASPSPQRGGRLRVADDPPGGPFGVPWKRGIYGSIPASVVFEAPFWGDARGRIFPQLVERWELSPDRKAMLLRIRRGVRFHDGTELTAEAMRFNLQKQIEARRLPGIVQSAEVVDAVTVRLNLAEWHNGLPLWLDGLGSTEIVSPRHIQRVGEDRAQWEPVGTGPFRVVRYDPNALAEFTRFPDYWDRGKPYLDRLEMRFFRDQQTLKAALLAGQLDVAGFSDPVIISELKATGRFQLITGLHTVNIALIPDSANADSPLADRRVREAVFSAIDRESIARGLGYGVFEAWNQIAHPGHEAVFRDSPVPPYDPSRTRRLLAEAGYPDGFRTRLIFDPTVVSREIATAIQGYLERAGIRAELEMVDRPRFSEYQQKGWRGFLIETMSYVANFNSWVEFFFTNPPARYASMKRPPELERAWQESRTTLTPQRHKLQLVHRVLLQDLTVIPVMIGPRKVYIAQPQVRNTGHLQGGTWPRWRPGDAWIAR is encoded by the coding sequence ATGGTACCCAGATGGCGGGTTGTAACGCTCGTCTTCGCCTGCATGGGAATGGCAGGATTCCTGGCCGCGGGTGTCCTTGCCGCCAGTCCCTCCCCCCAGCGCGGGGGTCGGCTTCGGGTCGCGGACGATCCTCCTGGGGGGCCGTTTGGGGTTCCCTGGAAGCGGGGGATCTACGGCTCCATCCCGGCTTCCGTGGTCTTCGAGGCTCCCTTCTGGGGCGACGCCCGTGGGCGCATCTTCCCGCAGTTGGTGGAGCGATGGGAGCTCTCTCCGGACCGGAAAGCGATGCTCCTGCGGATCCGCAGGGGGGTGCGCTTCCACGACGGCACGGAGCTCACCGCGGAGGCCATGCGCTTCAACCTGCAGAAGCAGATCGAAGCGCGCCGTCTGCCCGGGATCGTGCAATCCGCGGAGGTGGTGGACGCCGTCACCGTCCGACTGAACCTGGCGGAGTGGCACAATGGCCTCCCCCTGTGGTTGGACGGGCTCGGATCCACCGAGATCGTGTCTCCCCGGCACATCCAGCGGGTGGGGGAGGATCGGGCCCAGTGGGAGCCTGTGGGCACCGGTCCCTTCCGGGTGGTCCGGTACGATCCCAACGCCCTCGCGGAGTTCACCCGGTTCCCCGATTACTGGGACCGGGGGAAGCCTTACCTGGACCGCCTGGAAATGCGGTTCTTCCGGGATCAGCAGACCCTGAAGGCAGCCCTCCTGGCAGGCCAGCTGGACGTGGCCGGCTTCAGCGATCCCGTGATCATCAGCGAGCTCAAGGCTACAGGGAGGTTCCAGCTGATCACCGGCCTGCACACCGTGAACATCGCCTTGATCCCTGACAGTGCGAACGCGGACTCCCCCCTCGCCGACCGGAGGGTGCGGGAGGCGGTGTTCTCCGCCATCGACCGGGAATCCATCGCCAGGGGCTTGGGCTACGGAGTGTTCGAGGCGTGGAACCAGATTGCCCATCCCGGCCACGAGGCCGTCTTCCGGGATTCCCCGGTTCCCCCGTACGATCCTTCCCGGACCCGTCGCCTGCTCGCGGAAGCGGGCTATCCCGACGGCTTCCGCACGCGCCTCATCTTCGACCCCACCGTGGTCTCCCGGGAGATCGCCACGGCCATCCAGGGGTACCTGGAGAGGGCCGGTATTCGGGCGGAGCTGGAAATGGTGGACAGACCCCGTTTTTCGGAATACCAGCAGAAGGGGTGGCGTGGCTTTCTGATCGAGACCATGAGCTACGTGGCCAACTTCAACAGCTGGGTTGAGTTCTTCTTCACGAATCCTCCCGCACGCTATGCGAGTATGAAACGGCCACCGGAGCTGGAGAGGGCCTGGCAGGAATCCCGAACGACCCTCACCCCCCAACGGCATAAGCTGCAGCTGGTGCACCGGGTCCTGCTGCAGGACCTCACGGTGATCCCGGTGATGATCGGTCCCCGGAAGGTCTATATCGCCCAGCCCCAGGTGCGGAACACCGGACACCTGCAGGGCGGGACCTGGCCGAGGTGGAGGCCCGGGGACGCCTGGATCGCCCGGTAG